From the genome of Paralichthys olivaceus isolate ysfri-2021 chromosome 4, ASM2471397v2, whole genome shotgun sequence:
GTACATTATCTTTGAAGAGAATACAGTCAAAAATAACTTCCCTTTAAAGCTGGAATTCTCAGTCTTTTTATTCACATGATGGACATTTGGATGCAACTAGGAGACCTGTAATAAATTACTGTTTCACTTTAACTCCTAATCTATTTACATAAGTTCATAGACTCCAGCATTAAATACTCGTGGATCAGATAAACCTGGGGCCAAATAATGGCCAAAGCCTATCATACAAAAATAGCTCatatctttaaaacaaaaaaaaaaacaaaaagattggCAGTGCACAGCATATACTGATTACATGTTGCATTGATACCAAAGACAAACCAACCGTGTCTCTACCATGACAACTGGACCATCAGTCTGACTGTGAGAACGTCGACAATCCAATTTAGCTTATCACATAAGCAAAGCATCTGGAGAGGAGCGGTGTGGTGTTGATAAGGGAGCCAGAGAGCAGCCTGGAGCTCCCACGCTTTtccaaaaaaaaatacattttctgctttCAGTTGCATAGAAAAATATCCAGATTCCAGATCCTTCAGCGTCTGGAATTGAACCGAGGCCTGCGCCACGACGCCCTCAGCCCCGAGTCTGTGCGGCTCCAGCCTCTCACAACAGCAGAAGGTCAGCGAGTGACAAAAAGTTGAGATCGCCCCCTTTTATCCAAACAACAGTCAGGGGGGCAGATTGTGTACCCGGGGATTAAACGAGGGGCAGCAGGGCCAAAATGGATGCCAGCAGGGTCACAACAGAGCCGTGCGTCGCTGGAGGAGcggctgctctgctctccagctcctccacatAGTCCTGATCCGAGAAGTCGTCGTCGTACTCCTGGTCCCCGCCGTCGTAACCGCTGGCTTCGACTCTCTCCGCCGAATCGAAGCACAGCGCCTTCATGCTGCTCTTCACGAACTCGCAGATGGCCCGCTCCGTGCCGTCGCACATGCAAGTGTCCAGCTGCTGACCCTTGGGTATTTTACGCATGTTCGCGATCACGTTCCGGCATGCGTTCGTGCACACGGCGCCGCCGAAAAGTTTCCCGCAGTGGTTCAGGTAGTCGTGCATGGCGGAGCTGCACTGCTGGTCCCGCTCGCACTGGCGCCGGGCCTCCGTGCAGCCGGTGCTGGTCGTCCGGGGCAGGCACGGCTCGATGGCCCGCTTGGTGCTCGTACACGTCACGTCGTGCGCGCAGCTGCAGTCCTCCAGCGCCGGACCGTTCCTGGTGAGGTTGAGCTGGACCAGCGAAGAGATGCAGTGGCTGGGACACTTCTTCCTCTCGCCCCTCAGCACGGGGCCACATGCGCGCGTGTAGTGCTCGTACGCGTAATTGCACTCGGGCTCGGCTTGGCAGTTCATGATGGCTTGCCAGCAGATCAGCCGCCGGCCGTGGGACGGCGAGGCCACGGAGAAGtagcccagaaacaacagcacGCAGCTCAGGGTGGACGCGGACCTGCAGACGCGCTGTGCCAATAATGCGCCAGGGGTTGCCATTGTTCCGGCTGCACGCAAAACGCCAAAACTCACAGCGGTGTCATAAGTAAAACTTCTACACTGCTTCCATGGATGCTGCCTTCACGGGAGAGTGTTTATTGCGAGGCAGATGGTGCGTGAGAGGCCCGTGTGTGGGCGTTCAACAGGCTGCCAGTGCACGGAGTAATCCCGGCTCCCGTCAGCGCTGATCCATTTGAGCCGGATTCTTCAGAGACCCTCCCGTTATCCATACATGATTGGGAAGCGGAAGCTAAAACAGAAAGATCATGAGGCGAAAGTGATCTCCATAAGTTAGGAGGAGTTCTTCCTGCAGCGGCTTATTCCATCGCAGCGCAACAAAACTGGCTCCAGCTCAGCTccccgtcctctctctctctctgtctctctctctctccttgtggAAGAAAAGTGAAGCCGGACAAGTCCCGAGAGTCCTCCGCAGGACTGCGCCGGATCATGTAGCGGGTCCTTCTGCGCACGGGAGGGCAAACAAAACGTGCATGAGGGGGAAAAACAACAGCCCTTATAGGTCGCAGAGtggtcctctcctctctcccctctgtgcGTCTGGCTCTCGGCTCCTCAGCccgccccccccaccctctctgcGCACTGGAGAGCTGCGTCCCATTGGCTGCGCCGCTTGTTGTGGGTCTCTACGCAGCGATGGGCGGGAGTTTGGGTGGTGTTGAGAAATACAAGGTGAAtgtggtggagagaaaaaccCAGTGAAGAGCGAGAGGGacgagaggagatggagatttCAAGTTCTTTATACGTCGTGAAAAGTTTCTAATAAAAGAGTTgcgtttaaataaaaatattgttggtatttgtcctttttatgataaagaaaacacctcgtgtattttttttaaataaacctttgaatatattgaatgaaacctggaatatatggaatgaaacctggaatatatggaatgaaccttgaatatatggaatgaaactttgaatatatggaatgaaactttgaatatatggaatgaaactttgaatatatggaatgaaactttgaatatatggaatgaaacctggaatatattgaatgaaactttgaatatattgaatgaagtctgaatatattgaatgaaatcttGAATATACAAAAGCATCTGCACTTGGGGGACGGAGGCGCCGCCGAAGCGCGCCTGCGACAGCCCCAGctatatttattaaatattgtttCTTATATTGTACTGTATATCATACTTTTACTGTAATCTTGGAGCAATAATTTagaaagtgagtgagagagacaaaTGACTTATTGAGTCGACGTTCTGATTATTTATGGATGTAGCCTTGAGAAGGTTTAGAGTGatatatgatgaaaataaactgcTTGTGACATATTATACTCCAGCTAATGTTTGTAGTgtataaatattcaaatgtgaGAAGTTGTCTGTTGAATGAAGTGAT
Proteins encoded in this window:
- the gas1a gene encoding growth arrest-specific protein 1a encodes the protein MATPGALLAQRVCRSASTLSCVLLFLGYFSVASPSHGRRLICWQAIMNCQAEPECNYAYEHYTRACGPVLRGERKKCPSHCISSLVQLNLTRNGPALEDCSCAHDVTCTSTKRAIEPCLPRTTSTGCTEARRQCERDQQCSSAMHDYLNHCGKLFGGAVCTNACRNVIANMRKIPKGQQLDTCMCDGTERAICEFVKSSMKALCFDSAERVEASGYDGGDQEYDDDFSDQDYVEELESRAAAPPATHGSVVTLLASILALLPLV